Proteins from a genomic interval of Actinoalloteichus hymeniacidonis:
- a CDS encoding helix-turn-helix domain-containing protein, which produces MVINGGSPGARELGAELRALRNATGRSVRELANELGIAYGTISRWERGERVPQVESVARLLGALGASHDDFERVIELARHAPQENLLLPGIPGVHKELRTLLQYERTATGIFCAAPLLIPGLLQTGAYARALMPAIGISESEIENRVGIRLGRRELLTKRSPVELDVVVGETALRSVIGGRTVAADQLAHILAMAELPNVTVRVDPIGPSAVLPPVGAFLLLSFKTQGPIVHLEHYRAPLYLYSGPDVRDYVELCPRLRAGAMSPARSLDFIAEMLGELEDLDDE; this is translated from the coding sequence ATGGTGATCAACGGTGGAAGCCCGGGCGCTCGCGAACTCGGCGCCGAGTTGCGCGCTCTGCGTAATGCCACCGGGCGCTCGGTTCGAGAGCTGGCCAACGAGCTGGGAATCGCATACGGAACGATCAGCCGTTGGGAGCGGGGCGAGCGAGTACCGCAGGTTGAATCCGTGGCCCGCCTTCTTGGCGCGCTCGGGGCCAGTCACGACGACTTCGAACGAGTCATCGAGCTCGCACGCCATGCGCCGCAGGAGAACCTGCTCCTGCCGGGAATACCGGGTGTCCATAAGGAGCTGAGGACGCTCTTGCAATACGAGCGAACCGCTACTGGGATCTTCTGCGCGGCGCCGTTGCTCATTCCAGGCCTACTTCAGACTGGCGCCTACGCGCGTGCCTTGATGCCTGCTATCGGTATATCCGAATCGGAGATCGAGAACCGCGTCGGAATTCGTCTCGGACGTCGCGAACTTCTGACGAAGAGGTCGCCCGTCGAGCTGGATGTTGTCGTTGGGGAGACCGCGCTGAGAAGCGTGATCGGTGGCCGGACGGTGGCTGCAGACCAGCTCGCTCATATCCTCGCGATGGCAGAACTGCCCAACGTGACCGTGCGGGTTGACCCGATTGGCCCGAGCGCTGTGCTACCGCCGGTTGGCGCGTTCCTACTGCTCAGTTTCAAGACACAGGGCCCGATCGTCCATTTGGAGCATTATCGGGCGCCCTTGTACCTGTATTCGGGGCCAGACGTGCGCGATTACGTCGAGCTATGCCCTCGGCTACGTGCTGGTGCGATGTCGCCTGCCCGTTCTCTAGATTTCATTGCTGAGATGTTGGGCGAGCTGGAGGACCTCGACGATGAATGA
- a CDS encoding DUF3558 domain-containing protein yields the protein MRNRPTVLALVLATTLLAGCATEISGHPTPSTPTNPTSPSGTDSVLPPPPQEIDINQVNEDPCVLLTPEQQAEYEFDVDPEITHDFIQDGTRSCYFAKIQENPAHSVVVIPLPTEPADLFWGSPNGVQEIIEIAGFPAMQNHLTGDSAGCFVYVSTAQDQSLAIQFNDDDMDSNIEAVCENARRVATMATETLVALHGS from the coding sequence ATGCGTAACCGACCCACCGTCCTCGCTCTGGTGCTCGCCACCACCCTGCTTGCGGGCTGCGCGACCGAGATATCAGGGCACCCAACGCCGTCCACCCCCACCAACCCCACCTCGCCCAGCGGGACCGATTCGGTCCTTCCGCCACCACCGCAGGAGATCGACATCAACCAGGTCAACGAGGACCCATGTGTTCTGTTGACTCCGGAGCAACAGGCCGAATACGAGTTCGATGTCGATCCCGAGATCACCCACGACTTCATCCAGGACGGCACTCGGTCCTGCTACTTCGCCAAGATCCAGGAGAATCCCGCACACAGCGTCGTCGTAATCCCGCTCCCCACCGAACCGGCCGACCTCTTCTGGGGCAGCCCCAACGGTGTACAGGAGATCATCGAGATCGCCGGGTTCCCCGCGATGCAGAACCACCTCACCGGCGATTCCGCAGGCTGCTTCGTCTACGTCAGTACCGCCCAAGATCAATCACTCGCGATTCAATTCAACGACGACGACATGGACAGCAACATCGAAGCGGTCTGCGAGAACGCCCGCCGCGTCGCCACCATGGCCACCGAGACTCTCGTCGCGCTCCACGGCAGCTGA
- a CDS encoding PPE domain-containing protein: MHVEGSGDEIRYTRYEGFSLQEKYDWMQAGRGPDAAEQVREALGELAGSMAESDVVLRGALKPLGMEWEGAAASALGAAGAQAAAWSLGSSDAAQAASMGMTASGASFALARNSVEPPAAVSGPSTGELFGQVFTGPFGGLDDTVAEFEAEAAKGHDADRALYAYESMLREANSGMGPIPAPPQIVTQDARHDPAAPGQDRTGPVGPPPPEVVGPPSPGPAEPTDPPGSRAPIPPTEPGPVPEPPPLEAVPPPWGGERPPLQPEPPFLPEPPVFPGPPPADPGPPGRIDRPDPPSLTPSWNHQPTPVTPAPPSTGPAPIGGGHGGSGFGPFGSGGVPAPGGGFGSVGGPGAAPGVPGGPGRFPAGTGGPTGLGPGSAAAGAAGRPGMAGGLGAGGLGAPGGGRSDSPEDVEHSNRYAAPSDEFFGLDDLPSVAPAVFGDEPPRRDR; the protein is encoded by the coding sequence ATGCACGTCGAAGGCAGCGGGGACGAGATCCGCTACACCCGCTACGAGGGCTTCTCGCTTCAGGAGAAGTACGACTGGATGCAGGCGGGCCGGGGACCCGATGCGGCCGAGCAGGTTCGGGAGGCGCTGGGTGAGTTGGCGGGCTCCATGGCCGAATCCGACGTGGTGCTTCGGGGGGCGTTGAAACCACTCGGGATGGAGTGGGAGGGCGCGGCGGCCTCGGCTTTGGGCGCGGCGGGTGCACAGGCAGCCGCGTGGAGCCTGGGCAGTAGCGACGCGGCACAGGCCGCGAGCATGGGCATGACGGCCTCCGGCGCGAGTTTCGCGCTGGCCCGCAACAGCGTCGAGCCGCCCGCCGCCGTGTCGGGTCCCAGCACGGGTGAGCTATTCGGTCAGGTCTTCACCGGGCCCTTCGGCGGGCTCGACGACACCGTTGCCGAATTCGAGGCCGAAGCGGCCAAGGGCCATGACGCCGATCGGGCGCTCTACGCCTACGAGAGCATGTTGCGCGAGGCCAACAGCGGGATGGGGCCGATTCCCGCACCGCCGCAGATCGTGACGCAGGATGCGCGCCATGATCCGGCGGCACCGGGGCAGGACCGCACCGGGCCGGTTGGGCCGCCACCACCCGAGGTGGTCGGGCCCCCGTCGCCCGGGCCTGCCGAGCCCACCGACCCACCCGGCAGCCGAGCGCCGATCCCGCCCACCGAGCCGGGCCCCGTTCCAGAGCCTCCGCCGCTCGAAGCCGTTCCGCCGCCGTGGGGCGGCGAGCGTCCTCCCCTCCAGCCCGAACCACCGTTCCTGCCCGAACCACCGGTGTTTCCCGGGCCACCACCCGCCGATCCCGGCCCGCCCGGCCGGATCGACCGGCCGGATCCCCCCAGCCTCACACCATCGTGGAACCACCAACCAACGCCGGTTACTCCGGCACCTCCCTCGACCGGCCCCGCTCCGATCGGCGGCGGGCACGGTGGCAGCGGATTCGGTCCGTTCGGTTCCGGCGGTGTCCCCGCGCCGGGCGGCGGATTCGGCAGCGTAGGCGGTCCCGGCGCAGCTCCCGGTGTTCCGGGCGGGCCCGGCAGGTTCCCCGCAGGCACTGGCGGTCCGACCGGACTCGGCCCCGGCTCGGCTGCGGCGGGCGCCGCAGGTCGCCCGGGTATGGCGGGTGGATTGGGCGCGGGTGGCCTCGGCGCCCCCGGTGGCGGCAGATCCGATTCCCCCGAGGACGTGGAGCACAGCAACCGGTACGCCGCGCCCAGCGACGAGTTCTTCGGGCTGGACGATCTGCCCTCGGTCGCGCCTGCCGTCTTCGGCGACGAGCCGCCCAGGCGCGACCGGTGA